A stretch of Girardinichthys multiradiatus isolate DD_20200921_A chromosome 20, DD_fGirMul_XY1, whole genome shotgun sequence DNA encodes these proteins:
- the drd5a gene encoding D(1B) dopamine receptor: protein MENPARYLSSVQGTDSVPAPLGEIMWNSTETEATNDGGKDMVVRTVTGCLLSLLILWTLLGNILVCSAVLRFRHLRTKVTNIFIVSLALSDLFVAVLVMPWKAVAEVIGYWPFGTFCNVWVAFDIMCSTASILNLCIISVDRYWAISSPFRYERKMTQRVAFVMISITWTLSVLISFIPVQLNWHKATAVGLAGAHNYSTNRQLEENCDSSLSREYAISSSLISFYIPVAIMIVTYTRIYRIAQIQIRRIASLERAAEHAQSCRTNRIECQHHNTLKTSIKRETKVFKTLSVIMGVFVCCWLPFFVLNCMVPFCNRPAADRDAGLPCVSETTFDVFVWFGWANSSLNPIIYAFNNEFRKAFASLLGCRYFCSSTPVETVNISNELVSYNQDTIIHKEIANAYVNMIPNVVECMEHEETFDRISQFSNNNDNATDSVCDLEDCEADISLDRLSPFTPNGLH from the coding sequence ATGGAGAACCCGGCCAGGTATCTCTCTTCGGTGCAGGGGACAGATTCCGTCCCGGCGCCCCTCGGAGAGATCATGTGGAACAGCACTGAAACAGAGGCGACGAACGACGGGGGGAAGGATATGGTGGTGCGCACAGTGACGGGCTGTCTCTTGTCCCTGCTCATCCTTTGGACTCTGTTGGGTAACATCCTAGTGTGCTCCGCGGTGCTGCGCTTTCGGCACCTGAGGACCAAAGTCACCAACATCTTCATAGTCTCCCTGGCTCTGTCGGATTTATTCGTGGCCGTGCTGGTGATGCCATGGAAGGCTGTGGCAGAGGTGATAGGGTACTGGCCCTTTGGCACTTTTTGCAACGTCTGGGTCGCTTTTGACATCATGTGTTCCACCGCATCCATCCTTAACCTTTGCATCATCAGCGTGGATAGGTACTGGGCCATCTCCAGCCCCTTTCGCTACGAGAGGAAAATGACCCAGCGAGTCGCCTTTGTTATGATCAGCATCACCTGGACGCTGTCTGTACTCATTTCATTCATACCGGTCCAGCTGAACTGGCACAAAGCCACTGCTGTCGGGTTAGCCGGAGCGCACAACTATTCCACAAATCGGCAGCTGGAGGAAAACTGCGACTCCAGCCTGAGCAGAGAATACGCGATATCCTCCTCGCTCATAAGTTTCTATATTCCTGTGGCGATCATGATTGTAACATACACCAGGATATATCGCATCGCTCAGATTCAGATCAGAAGGATAGCGTCTCTGGAGAGAGCGGCGGAACACGCGCAAAGCTGCAGGACCAATAGGATAGAATGCCAACACCACAACACGCTGAAAACTTCAATTAAAAGGGAAACCAAAGTGTTTAAAACTCTTTCAGTGATCATGGGGGTCTTCGTGTGCTGTTGGTTgccgttttttgtattaaactgCATGGTCCCGTTCTGCAACAGGCCTGCTGCGGACAGGGACGCGGGCCTGCCGTGCGTCAGCGAGACGACCTTTGACGTCTTCGTGTGGTTCGGCTGGGCCAACTCCTCCCTCAACCCCATCATCTACGCCTTCAACAACGAGTTCAGGAAGGCATTTGCCAGCCTCCTAGGCTGTCGCTACTTCTGCTCTAGCACACCCGTGGAGACTGTGAACATCAGCAACGAACTGGTCTCCTATAACCAGGACACGATCATCCACAAGGAGATCGCGAACGCGTATGTCAACATGATCCCCAACGTGGTTGAATGTATGGAGCACGAAGAGACGTTCGACAGGATTTCACAGTTTTCTAACAACAACGACAACGCCACAGACTCCGTTTGCGACTTGGAGGACTGCGAGGCGGACATCAGTCTGGACAGGTTGTCACCGTTCACCCCAAACGGATTACACTGA